One window from the genome of Amaranthus tricolor cultivar Red isolate AtriRed21 chromosome 9, ASM2621246v1, whole genome shotgun sequence encodes:
- the LOC130824000 gene encoding glycosyltransferase BC10-like, with amino-acid sequence MMMMVTSTIPTTTITKRKLFRHCCFFKQNLKIVIFVLILVCVFGFWQFQYESMFSSNSSRISRRVGSSFFVGPPKIAFLFLTRRHLPLDFLWGSFFEEADVASYSIYIHSEPGFVFDESTTRSPIFFGRQLSNSIQVAWGESSMIAAERLLLDAALEDPSNQRFVLLSDSCVPLYNFSYIYHYVMGSPRSFVDSFLDKKEKEPRYNSKMSPVIKHDKWRKGSQWFTLIRRHAEVVVDDELVFPIFRKYCKRRPPVDESKGKLNLKLQKQHNCIPDEHYLQTLLSMKGLEKELERRTLTYTLWNESASKMEGKGWHPVTFSYSTATRQRIKEIKDINHIYYETEFRTEWCQTNSTGVPCFLFARKFSQGGAMRLLSEGWLV; translated from the exons atgatgatgatggtgacaAGTACGATTCCAACAACTACGATTACGAAAAGGAAATTGTTTCGccattgttgtttctttaagCAGAACTTGAAGATTGTGATTTTTGTGTTGATTTTAGTTTGCGTATTCGGATTCTGGCAATTTCAGTATGAATCCATGTTTTCTTCGAATTCCTCGCGAATTTCTCGGCGTGTAGGTTCCAGTTTCTTCGTTGGTCCTCCTAAGATCGCTTTCCTGTTCCTCACTCGCCGTCATCTTCCTCTTGACTTTCTATGGGGTAGCTTCTTCGAG GAAGCTGATGTAGCTAGTTATTCAATATACATACACTCAGAGCCGGGTTTTGTGTTTGATGAATCCACTACGCGGTCTCCTATATTTTTTGGTCGGCAGTTGAGCAATAGCATTCAG GTAGCATGGGGCGAGTCGAGTATGATTGCAGCAGAGAGGTTATTACTCGATGCAGCACTGGAGGACCCTTCCAATCAGAGATTTGTTCTTCTCTCAGATAG CTGTGTTCCATTGTATAATTTTAGCTACATATATCACTATGTTATGGGATCCCCAAGGAGTTTTGTAGACAG TTTTTtggataaaaaagaaaaagaacctCGCTATAACTCAAAGATGTCGCCTGTTATAAAGCACGACAAATGGCGAAAAGGTTCACAG TGGTTCACTCTGATCCGGAGGCATGCTGAAGTGGTGGTTGATGATGAACTTGTTTTCCCGATTTTCAGAAAGTACTGCAAG CGACGTCCTCCGGTCGATGAGTCAAAGGGAAAGCTGAATCTG AAGCTCCAGAAACAACATAATTGCATTCCGGATGAGCATTATCTACAGACATTGCTTTCT ATGAAAGGATTGGAGAAAGAACTTGAACGTCGGACATTGACCTATACTCTATGGAATGAATCTGCCTCAAAAATGGAAGGGAAAGGCTGGCATCCTGTTACCTTCAGTTATTCAACTGCTACTCGTCAACGTATTAAAGAGATAAAG GATATCAATCATATATATTACGAGACAGAGTTCAGAACGGAATGGTGCCAAACCAATTCCACCGGAGTTCCATGCTTTCTGTTTGCTAGGAAATTCTCACAAGGAGGTGCTATGCGGCTTTTGAGCGAGGGGTGGTTAGTATAA
- the LOC130824281 gene encoding leucine--tRNA ligase, chloroplastic/mitochondrial-like, protein MLCISETDIQETVFEAFVLRLSPYTPNIFKELWFRLGYSNSLAYEPYPKSMETGGAIQVEEACTEEEAFRLASTDRKPSKYLVGKTIKKMIVVPGKILNVIVVPENIKVGQR, encoded by the exons ATGTTGTGTATAAG TGAGACCGATATCCAAGAAACAGTCTTCGAGGCTTTTGTTTTACGGCTATCACCATATACACCAAATATTTTCAAGGAGCTTTGGTTTCGCCTGGGTTACTCGAACTCACTTGCATACGAGCCTTACCCAAAG TCAATGGAAACTGGAGGAGCTATTCAAGTAGAGGAAGCATGTACCGAAGAAGAAGCTTTCAGATTAGCTTCCACAGACAGAAAACCGTCCAAATACTTGGTCggaaaaaccattaaaaagaTGATTGTCGTCCCAGGTAAGATATTGAATGTGATCGTGGTTCCTGAAAACATCAAGGTGGGTCAGCGATGA